In Colletotrichum higginsianum IMI 349063 chromosome 3, whole genome shotgun sequence, a genomic segment contains:
- a CDS encoding MFS transporter: MAYHTTPPSEKHSAGMALEVSQPGPVDTHAGTDPQSNSINLTEKEDSEHTNSTDRLVKSPEEIRLVRKLDRRLMPILWFMYWFNYLDRNAITVARLDGLEKDLNLTATQYQTSVSILFVGYILGQIPSNMLITRLRPSVYMAGFMALWAIASTLTAVVKDYKTLMITRFFLGVTEAPFYGGALYILAMFYTKTEIATRVSILFTGNICATAFAGLIAIGVFEMSGVGGLAGWRWLFIIQGILTFFISVASAWILPDEPSNTRWLSEDERRLATARMDADTTALQTNTSTLTGLFDALKDVRLWVLIFMQHLHLAASGYKNFFPSIVQTLGFSRNVTLALTCPPYLISGGFCILCAYSSGRLNERVWHITVCKAVAVFGFVLACATLNTGARYFAMCTFASGVYACNSLIIGWVSSTCGQTKEKKSISIGIVTCVSTLAAVYTPYLWPSSDEPRYVLAMGTSAGFSIAAALLAWLLRFMLVRENKRLAQRPDHDGTRYVY, translated from the exons ATGGCCTACCATACGACTCCTCCCTCCGAGAAACACTCGGCAGGCATGGCACTGGAGGTCTCACAGCCCGGGCCCGTCGACACACACGCTGGCACCGATCCCCAGTCGAACTCCATCAACTtgacggagaaggaggactCCGAGCACACCAACAGCACCGATCGCCTCGTCAAGAGCCCCGAAGAGATTCGCCTCGTACGCAAGTTGGATCGGCGACTGATGCCGATCCTCTGGTTCATGTACTGGTTCAACTACCTTGATCGAAATGCCATCACCGTCGCCCGcctggacggcctcgagaagGACCTCAACCTCACCGCTACTCAGTATCAGACCAGCGTCTCTATCCTTTTCGTTGGGTACATTCTTGGGCAGATCCCCAGCA ACATGCTCATCACCCGCCTCCGCCCCTCGGTCTACATGGCTGGCTTCATGGCCCTCTGGGCCATAGCCAGCACTTTGACCGCCGTTGTGAAGGACTACAAAACTCTCATGATTAcccgcttcttcctcggcgtgACCGAAGCACCGTTCTATGGCGGAGCCCTCTACATACTGGCCATGTTCTACACCAAGACGGAAATCGCCACGCGAGTCTCGATTCTGTTCACGGGCAACATCTGTGCCACCGCCTTTGCCGGGCTGATTGCCATCGGTGTCTTCGAGATGTCCGGCGTCGGAGGTCTGGCCGGTTGGCGCTGGCTTTTCATCATCCAAGGCATTCTGACCTTCTTCATCTCCGTTGCGTCGGCCTGGATCCTCCCGGACGAACCCTCCAACACGCGCTGGTTGTCCGAGGACGAGCGGCGCCTGGCCACCGCACGCATGGACGCCGATACCACGGCGCTGCAAACAAACACGAGCACCTTGACTGGCTTGTTCGATGCTCTCAAGGATGTACGGCTTTGGGTCCTCATCTTCATGCAGCATCTGCATCTTG CTGCATCGGGCTACAAAAActtcttcccctccatcGTGCAAACACTCGGATTCAGCCGCAATGTCACCCTGGCGTTGACATGCCCGCCGTACCTTATTTCCGGCGGGTTCTGCATCCTCTGCGCGTACAGTTCAG GGAGGCTCAACGAACGTGTTTGGCATATCACTGTCTGCAAGGCTGTCGCCGTCTTTGGCTTCGTCCTTGCCTGCGCGACGCTCAACACTGGCGCCAGATATTTCGCCATGTGCACCTTTGCCTCGGGAGTCTACGCCTGCAACTCCCTCATCATTGGTTGGGTTAGCAGCACTTGCGGCCagaccaaggagaagaagtcgatTTCCATTGGAATCGTCACCTGCGTTTCCACCTTGGCCGCCGTCTACACACCG TACCTCTGGCCCAGCTCTGACGAGCCCCGATATGTCCTTGCCATGGGCACCAGCGCTGGcttctccatcgccgcggCCCTCTTGGCCTGGCTACTCCGATTCATGCTCGTTCGCGAGAACAAGAGGCTTGCGCAGAGACCCGATCACGACGGTACCCGTTACGTGTACTGA
- a CDS encoding Carboxyvinyl-carboxyphosphonatephosphorylmutase — protein MSSKQDLVPYPFSFNDHVAEKPGGPGELAEKVTLTLENVRGRIPSYQASRLRTMILEAHNDPEKILAHACTYDGLSSRLAEEAGFPMVFVSGYAVASSHGLPDAGYIALEDMCNKIKESARVVSVPIMVDGDTGYGSPVNVRRTVDSFALAGAAGVMIEDQTWPKRCGHTKGKSVVPRGEAYARIKAACDARNEGKDIFILGRTDALVHGWDEALARVREFKRLGVDAVFVEALPDRAALARVVKEVEMPIFANIIEGGKTENLSAKELAALGFCGVAYPITLVAAKLVSIRKTLEDLKRSFIEGAPPEIMPFGDVCQGVGFGKYWALEEKYKHDDNGLLNAQDAVNGANGTNGANGRSH, from the exons ATGTCTAGCAAGCAAGATCTCGTGCCCTACCCTTTCTCATTCAACGACCATGTGGCGGAGAAGCCCGGCGGGCCGGGCGAGCTAGCCGAGAAGGTTACTCTAACTCTCGAGAACGTCCGGGGCAGAATCCCGTCATACCAGGCATCCAGACTCCGCACCATGATCCTCGAAGCCCACAACGACCCCGAAAAGATCCTCGCCCACGCATGCACGTACGACGGTCTCAGTTCACGTCTGGCAGAAGAGGCGGGATTCCCCATGGTTTTCGTCTCGGGGTATGCTGTGGCCAGTTCTCACGGCCTGCCCGATGCGGGCTACATCGCCCTGGAGGACATGTGCAATAAGATCAAGGAGAGTGCTCGCGTTGTCTCTGTCCCGATCATGGTTGACGGCGATACGGGCTACGGAAGCCCTGTCAACGTCCGGAGGACAGTCGATAGCTTTGCCCTTGCCGGTGCGGCTGGTGTCATGATCGAGGACCAGACGTGGCCGAAGC GCTGCGGGCACACCAAGGGCAAGTCGGTTGTCCCACGGGGCGAAGCCTATGCGCGGATCAAGGCAGCATGTGATGCGAGGAATGAAGGCAAGGACATCTTCATCCTTGGCAGGACTGATGCCCTTGTACACGGCTGGGACGAGGCCCTTGCTCGCGTGAGGGAGTTCAAGCgactcggcgtcgacgccgtctttgTCGAAGCGCTCCCTGACCGAGCCGCCCTCGCCAGGGTCGTcaaggaggtcgagatgCCCATCTTCGCCAACA TCATCGAGGGCGGCAAGACGGAGAACCTGTCCGCCAAGGAgctcgcggccctcggctTCTGCGGCGTGGCCTACCCCATTacgctcgtcgccgccaaacTCGTCAGCATCAGGAAGACACTCGAAGACCTCAAACGAAGCTTCATCGAGGGCGCGCCGCCCGAGATCATGCCCTTCGGCGACGTCTGCCAGGGAGTCGGGTTCGGAAAGTACTGGGCGTTGGAGGAGAAGTACAAGCACGATGACAACGGGTTGCTCAACGCACAGGATGCAGTAAACGGCGCCAACGGAACCAACGGGGCGAATGGGCGTTCTCATTGA